Proteins encoded within one genomic window of Salipaludibacillus agaradhaerens:
- the hrcA gene encoding heat-inducible transcriptional repressor HrcA: MLTERQLMILKAIVNDYITNAEPVGSRSVSKRDDINYSPATIRNEMSDLEDLGFLEKPHSSAGRIPSQKGYRYYVDHLLSPSKLKKSDVTNIQGMLANKFSEFEQVVDQAAKVLSNLTSYTSIVLGPEVFESTLKQIQLIPISDNQAVAIIVTDTGHVENQTVHFPGKLEGNELEKVVNILNKRLRGVPLVELKRKLNNEIASLLKQYVKQYEEMVAMLHDVFKNHQNEKVFYGGKTNILAQPEFHDVERVRDILNIFEEDALVSKLFRSEAHGLTIKIGEENRFAPFADCTIITATYSLDGKYMGTVGLLGPTRMEYSRVVSIMDYLSKDMTKLLTAWYKDKG; the protein is encoded by the coding sequence ATGTTGACAGAACGTCAGTTAATGATCCTTAAAGCGATTGTAAATGATTATATTACAAATGCTGAACCTGTGGGATCGAGAAGTGTATCAAAACGGGATGACATAAACTATAGTCCTGCCACAATTAGAAATGAAATGTCAGACTTAGAAGACTTAGGTTTTTTAGAGAAGCCACACAGTTCAGCGGGGAGAATTCCTTCACAAAAAGGTTATCGATATTATGTGGATCATTTATTATCGCCCTCCAAGCTTAAGAAAAGTGATGTCACAAATATTCAAGGTATGTTGGCAAATAAATTTAGCGAGTTTGAACAAGTTGTGGATCAAGCTGCGAAGGTATTGTCTAATTTGACGAGTTACACATCCATTGTCCTCGGTCCAGAAGTGTTTGAATCGACACTAAAGCAAATTCAGCTTATTCCTATCTCTGACAATCAAGCAGTAGCCATTATCGTAACGGATACTGGTCATGTGGAAAATCAGACTGTCCATTTCCCAGGAAAGCTCGAAGGAAATGAGCTAGAGAAAGTGGTTAACATATTAAATAAACGACTTCGTGGGGTTCCTTTAGTAGAATTGAAAAGAAAGCTTAACAATGAAATAGCCAGCTTGCTCAAACAATATGTTAAGCAATATGAAGAAATGGTCGCTATGTTACACGATGTGTTTAAAAATCATCAAAATGAGAAAGTCTTCTACGGAGGGAAAACAAACATTTTAGCTCAGCCTGAATTTCATGATGTTGAGCGAGTGAGAGATATTCTTAATATCTTTGAAGAGGATGCCCTTGTTTCCAAGTTGTTCCGATCAGAAGCCCATGGCCTTACCATCAAAATTGGTGAGGAAAATCGATTTGCTCCGTTTGCTGACTGTACGATTATCACAGCTACGTATTCGCTTGATGGGAAGTATATGGGGACTGTTGGGTTGCTAGGTCCGACGCGAATGGAATACTCGCGAGTGGTTAGCATTATGGACTATTTATCTAAAGACATGACGAAATTATTAACAGCTTGGTATAAAGACAAAGGATAA